The following proteins are co-located in the uncultured Draconibacterium sp. genome:
- a CDS encoding MFS transporter, producing the protein MERKNLIVIFLTTLIAVLGVASLAPAFPAISEHFNISITKVTLLITVFTLPGIFLAPIIGVFADHIGRKPILVASLFVFGFSGLACFFIKNWEIILALRFIQGIGAAALGSLNVTLIGDLFSGKKRGEIMGYNASVLSVGTALYPAIGGTLALGGWYYPFLLPGIAVPVAVITVFWLKNPEPRKQTSVKKYLLNTWKNINKKTVWGIFLVNVLLFVIIYGAFLSFFPQLLKERLHATSFQIGLLMSAFSFITALTASQKKRIDSRISAKRQLVLGIIFYICTMLILSLANDWWHLTFPLILFGLGQGMLIPGIQTLLVGFAPLNERAGFMSINSMVLRIGQTFGPLIIGFFYAIGGISIAFLGGALVAVIMLMLTILMVQTN; encoded by the coding sequence ATGGAACGTAAAAATTTAATCGTCATATTTTTAACCACCTTAATAGCTGTGCTCGGTGTTGCCAGTCTTGCTCCCGCATTTCCGGCCATCAGCGAACATTTTAATATTTCAATAACGAAAGTAACGCTGCTGATTACCGTATTCACACTGCCCGGAATTTTTTTAGCTCCCATAATAGGCGTTTTTGCCGACCACATCGGACGTAAGCCTATTCTGGTTGCTTCGTTGTTTGTATTTGGTTTTAGCGGACTTGCCTGCTTTTTTATAAAAAACTGGGAGATTATTTTAGCACTTCGCTTTATACAGGGAATTGGAGCCGCTGCCCTTGGATCGTTAAACGTAACATTAATTGGCGATTTGTTTAGTGGTAAAAAACGTGGCGAAATAATGGGTTACAATGCAAGTGTTTTAAGTGTGGGTACAGCTTTGTATCCGGCCATTGGCGGGACTTTGGCCCTGGGAGGATGGTATTATCCATTTTTGCTGCCGGGTATTGCAGTTCCTGTTGCTGTTATAACTGTGTTCTGGTTGAAAAACCCGGAGCCCAGAAAACAGACCAGTGTAAAAAAGTATTTATTAAATACATGGAAGAACATCAATAAAAAAACCGTTTGGGGAATATTTTTGGTAAATGTGCTGTTATTTGTAATTATTTATGGAGCATTTTTATCGTTTTTCCCGCAGTTGTTAAAAGAACGTCTTCATGCAACTTCTTTTCAGATTGGATTATTAATGTCGGCATTTTCATTTATTACGGCACTAACCGCTTCTCAAAAAAAACGAATCGACAGCCGCATTTCGGCAAAACGCCAACTGGTTTTGGGGATAATCTTTTACATCTGTACCATGCTTATTTTATCGCTGGCAAACGATTGGTGGCACCTGACTTTTCCGCTCATTCTATTTGGACTGGGACAAGGTATGCTCATCCCCGGTATTCAAACCTTACTGGTTGGTTTTGCCCCTTTGAACGAAAGAGCCGGTTTTATGTCGATTAACAGCATGGTTTTGCGTATCGGGCAAACCTTTGGCCCTCTAATTATCGGATTCTTTTATGCCATTGGTGGAATTAGCATCG
- the rplI gene encoding 50S ribosomal protein L9: MEIILTQDVERLGSKDDIVTVKDGYGRNFLIPSKKAIVATVSAKKVLAENIKQRAHKEAKLKEAATKIAEQIVAKKITIGAKTSTSGKIFGSVNTIQLAEAINKKGFEIDRKQISIPEDSIKEVGTHTAKIKLHKEVVVEIEFEVVAE; the protein is encoded by the coding sequence ATGGAAATTATATTAACACAAGACGTAGAACGTTTAGGAAGCAAAGACGACATTGTAACTGTAAAAGACGGTTATGGTCGTAACTTTTTAATTCCTTCGAAAAAAGCAATTGTTGCTACTGTATCGGCTAAAAAAGTTTTGGCCGAAAACATTAAACAACGCGCTCACAAAGAAGCTAAATTGAAAGAGGCAGCTACTAAAATTGCAGAGCAAATTGTTGCTAAGAAAATTACTATTGGTGCAAAAACAAGTACTTCAGGCAAAATCTTTGGTTCGGTTAACACCATCCAATTGGCTGAAGCTATTAACAAAAAAGGATTCGAAATCGATCGCAAACAGATTTCTATTCCTGAGGATAGCATCAAAGAAGTGGGTACACACACTGCAAAAATTAAACTACACAAAGAAGTTGTGGTTGAAATTGAATTTGAAGTTGTTGCTGAATAA
- the rpsR gene encoding 30S ribosomal protein S18 yields MAQASEIRYLTPPSVEIKKKKYCRFKKNGIKYVDYKDPEFLKKFLNEQGKILPRRITGTSLKYQRKVGQAVKRARQVALLPFVTDMMK; encoded by the coding sequence ATGGCACAAGCAAGTGAAATCAGATACCTGACTCCACCGTCAGTAGAAATCAAAAAGAAAAAATATTGCCGTTTCAAGAAAAACGGAATCAAATATGTGGATTACAAAGATCCTGAGTTTTTGAAAAAATTCTTAAACGAACAAGGTAAAATTTTACCTCGTCGTATTACCGGAACTTCGTTAAAGTATCAACGCAAAGTTGGACAGGCCGTTAAACGTGCCCGCCAGGTTGCTTTGTTACCATTTGTAACCGACATGATGAAATAA
- the rpsF gene encoding 30S ribosomal protein S6, with amino-acid sequence MLNQYETVFICTPVLSEPQVKEAVNKFKDIIASNGGELIHEEDWGMKKLAYPIQKKSTGFYHLFEFKADPAFITKMETDFRRDERVIRFMTVKLDKYAAAYSEKRRNLRKAKTEKKEA; translated from the coding sequence ATGTTGAATCAGTACGAAACCGTTTTCATTTGTACTCCCGTTTTATCTGAGCCACAGGTAAAGGAAGCGGTAAACAAATTCAAGGACATCATCGCCAGCAACGGAGGTGAATTGATCCACGAAGAAGATTGGGGCATGAAAAAATTGGCTTACCCAATCCAAAAGAAATCTACTGGCTTTTATCATTTGTTTGAGTTTAAAGCCGATCCTGCATTTATTACTAAAATGGAGACAGACTTCCGTCGTGACGAGCGTGTTATCCGCTTCATGACAGTGAAACTTGACAAATATGCTGCGGCATATAGCGAAAAGAGAAGAAATCTTCGTAAAGCAAAAACAGAAAAAAAGGAGGCGTAA
- a CDS encoding acyl-CoA carboxylase subunit beta, translating into MNLQEKYRQLEEFNAKAEEGGGKERIEKQHAAGKKTARERINQLLDPGTFNEIDKLMTHRNYDFGMETQKVLGDGLISGYGKVSGRLVYVFAQDFTVFGGSLSRANADKIVKIQELALKMGAPVIGLNDSGGARIQEGVESLAGYADIFYNNVISSGVIPQISAILGPCAGGAVYSPALTDFIFMVNEKSHMFVTGPEVIKTVTHEDVSKEELGGANTHNTKSGVAHFNGNDEDQTLMMVRELLSFLPSNNLEDPPLKPTVDPSDRVEESLQEIVPADPNKPYDMHDIIQNVIDNKHFLEVQQQYAQNIIVGFARFGGKPVGVVANQPAHLAGVLDINSSVKAARFVRFCDAFNLPLITFVDVPGFLPGTSQEFGGIIKHGAKLLYAFAEATVPKITVITRKAYGGAYDVMSSKHIGADVNLAYPTSEIAVMGPEGAINIIHRNGLSPEERAKAVDDYRAKFANPYKAASLGYIDEIINPRDTRKKIIDALDMTQNKRKSNPPKKHGNIPL; encoded by the coding sequence ATGAACTTACAAGAGAAATACCGCCAACTGGAAGAATTTAACGCAAAAGCAGAAGAAGGCGGAGGAAAAGAAAGAATTGAAAAACAACATGCTGCCGGAAAGAAAACAGCACGAGAAAGAATAAACCAACTGCTCGATCCGGGTACATTTAATGAAATAGATAAGTTAATGACCCATCGGAATTACGATTTCGGAATGGAAACGCAAAAAGTATTGGGCGATGGACTTATTTCGGGATATGGAAAAGTTAGCGGACGACTGGTTTATGTTTTTGCGCAGGACTTTACTGTATTCGGGGGTTCGCTAAGCCGGGCCAATGCCGATAAAATTGTGAAAATACAGGAACTGGCGCTAAAAATGGGAGCACCTGTCATTGGATTAAACGATTCGGGCGGTGCACGTATTCAGGAGGGAGTTGAAAGTTTAGCAGGTTACGCCGATATTTTTTACAACAATGTAATTTCATCCGGAGTTATACCGCAAATTTCAGCAATACTTGGGCCATGTGCCGGCGGAGCAGTTTACTCTCCTGCCCTCACCGATTTTATTTTTATGGTGAATGAAAAAAGCCACATGTTTGTTACCGGTCCCGAAGTAATTAAAACGGTTACCCACGAAGACGTTTCGAAAGAAGAACTCGGCGGTGCAAATACCCACAACACAAAAAGCGGTGTTGCCCATTTTAACGGCAACGACGAAGACCAAACCTTAATGATGGTGCGCGAATTGTTAAGCTTTCTTCCTTCAAACAACCTGGAAGATCCTCCGCTTAAACCTACTGTCGATCCTTCCGATCGTGTAGAAGAAAGTTTGCAGGAAATTGTTCCTGCCGATCCGAATAAACCATACGACATGCACGACATTATCCAAAATGTGATCGACAACAAACACTTTTTGGAAGTGCAGCAGCAGTATGCACAAAATATTATTGTTGGTTTTGCACGTTTTGGGGGAAAACCAGTAGGAGTTGTTGCCAACCAGCCGGCACATCTTGCCGGTGTACTCGACATTAATTCGTCGGTAAAAGCAGCTCGTTTTGTACGTTTTTGCGATGCGTTTAATTTGCCGCTTATTACTTTTGTTGATGTTCCCGGATTTTTACCCGGAACCAGCCAGGAATTTGGTGGTATAATTAAACACGGAGCAAAACTGTTATATGCATTTGCAGAAGCTACTGTACCTAAAATTACGGTTATTACGCGCAAAGCATACGGTGGCGCCTACGATGTAATGTCGAGTAAGCACATTGGTGCCGATGTAAATCTGGCTTATCCAACTTCCGAGATTGCTGTTATGGGTCCCGAAGGTGCCATTAATATAATTCACCGAAACGGTCTAAGTCCGGAGGAAAGAGCAAAGGCTGTGGACGATTACCGCGCAAAGTTTGCCAATCCTTATAAAGCGGCATCCTTGGGTTACATCGACGAAATTATTAATCCGCGCGATACACGTAAAAAAATAATTGATGCTTTGGATATGACACAAAACAAACGCAAGTCAAATCCGCCTAAAAAGCACGGAAATATTCCTTTATAA
- a CDS encoding biotin/lipoyl-containing protein, producing MAIEIKIGDRVAWVNLLKQDGNILKVDVDGKIYEVDLMHTVDGTFSILENGHSYNIELVPEPTPKKYTAYTLYDTFEVEVIDAEARYLRNRNANGAGSGDNKVMSPMPGKVVKVLVNEGDEVKDGETVVIISAMKMESEYKAPKDGVVKKVHVKDGDTIDSNQVLIELD from the coding sequence ATGGCTATTGAAATAAAAATAGGCGACAGGGTGGCTTGGGTCAACCTGTTAAAACAGGATGGTAATATTCTGAAAGTTGATGTGGATGGTAAAATTTACGAGGTAGACCTAATGCATACTGTGGATGGAACCTTTTCAATTCTTGAGAACGGCCACTCTTACAATATTGAGCTGGTACCCGAACCAACACCGAAAAAATATACTGCTTACACCTTGTACGATACCTTTGAAGTTGAAGTAATAGATGCCGAAGCCAGGTATTTACGAAACCGAAATGCAAATGGAGCTGGATCGGGCGATAACAAAGTTATGTCGCCAATGCCGGGTAAAGTTGTTAAGGTTTTGGTAAACGAAGGCGACGAAGTAAAAGATGGAGAAACCGTTGTAATTATTTCGGCCATGAAAATGGAAAGCGAATACAAAGCTCCAAAAGATGGAGTGGTAAAAAAAGTACACGTAAAAGATGGAGACACCATCGACAGCAATCAAGTATTAATCGAACTCGACTAA
- the accC gene encoding acetyl-CoA carboxylase biotin carboxylase subunit, protein MKKIKKILIANRGEIAIRVMRTCRELDIETVAVYSEADRTSLHVRYAHEAYYIGKAPSSESYLNIDKIIEVAKKSKADAIHPGYGFLSENAEFAERCKKEDIIFIGPSPEVIVSMGDKIQAREAMTAAGIPVVPGTDGEIETEEEVLAVIEEIGLPVMIKASAGGGGKGMRLVKDHSEVVSAVRAARSEAKSAFGNDAVYIEKYITSPHHIEFQILADTHGNTVHLFERECSVQRRHQKMIEETPSPLMTAELREKMGNAAVEAAKAVNYYGAGTIEFLVDNNLNYYFLEMNTRLQVEHPITERVTGIDLVKQQIHVAEGRTLPFKQEDLRQKGHAIECRIYAEDPDNNFMPSAGKVYKISAPLGLGVRTDGYVYEGYEIPIYYDPMISKLIVWANTRDEAIARMRRALYEYKITGVKTSIKMLERVMNNENFIAGNYDTHFIEKNVEQLLSDAPKKDPVDMVIIATLIDYLDKLGSTEANTKEFTPAQSRWKKIPYVNHF, encoded by the coding sequence ATGAAGAAAATCAAGAAGATTCTAATCGCAAATCGCGGTGAAATTGCTATTCGTGTTATGCGAACCTGCAGGGAGCTGGACATTGAGACAGTTGCTGTGTATTCAGAAGCTGACCGAACATCGCTTCATGTAAGATATGCACACGAAGCCTATTACATAGGTAAAGCACCTTCTTCAGAAAGTTATCTGAACATCGATAAGATTATTGAAGTAGCCAAAAAAAGTAAGGCGGACGCAATCCACCCCGGTTATGGCTTTCTTTCGGAAAATGCTGAATTTGCTGAAAGATGCAAAAAAGAAGACATAATCTTTATTGGCCCATCGCCGGAGGTTATTGTTAGCATGGGTGATAAAATACAGGCGCGTGAAGCAATGACAGCAGCAGGAATTCCTGTTGTTCCCGGTACCGACGGAGAAATCGAAACTGAAGAAGAAGTTCTGGCTGTTATTGAAGAAATAGGACTTCCGGTAATGATAAAAGCATCAGCCGGTGGTGGCGGAAAAGGAATGCGGCTTGTAAAAGACCATTCTGAAGTAGTATCTGCAGTTCGGGCGGCAAGGTCGGAGGCCAAATCGGCTTTTGGTAACGATGCAGTTTACATTGAAAAATACATTACTTCACCACATCACATCGAGTTTCAGATTTTAGCCGACACACATGGTAACACAGTCCATTTGTTCGAACGCGAATGCTCGGTTCAACGTCGTCATCAGAAAATGATTGAAGAAACACCTTCTCCGTTGATGACTGCCGAATTACGCGAAAAAATGGGAAATGCTGCGGTTGAAGCGGCAAAAGCTGTAAATTATTATGGTGCAGGAACCATCGAATTTTTGGTCGATAACAACCTGAATTACTACTTTCTGGAAATGAATACCCGCCTGCAGGTGGAACACCCGATAACGGAACGTGTAACCGGAATAGATTTGGTTAAACAACAAATTCATGTGGCAGAAGGAAGAACTTTACCTTTTAAACAAGAAGACCTAAGGCAAAAAGGGCATGCAATTGAATGTAGAATTTATGCCGAAGATCCGGATAACAATTTTATGCCGAGTGCCGGAAAAGTTTATAAAATATCAGCACCACTTGGACTTGGAGTGCGTACCGACGGCTATGTTTACGAAGGCTACGAGATTCCGATTTATTACGATCCCATGATTTCGAAATTAATTGTTTGGGCAAATACTCGTGACGAAGCCATTGCTCGTATGCGGCGTGCATTGTACGAATACAAAATTACCGGCGTAAAAACATCCATAAAAATGTTGGAGCGGGTAATGAACAACGAGAACTTTATTGCAGGTAATTACGACACACATTTTATCGAGAAAAATGTGGAACAACTTCTTTCCGATGCACCTAAAAAAGATCCGGTTGATATGGTAATCATCGCCACTTTAATCGACTATCTGGATAAATTAGGAAGTACCGAAGCAAATACCAAAGAATTTACACCGGCTCAAAGTCGCTGGAAAAAAATTCCATACGTAAATCATTTTTAA
- a CDS encoding DUF5916 domain-containing protein has product MQKKIILTLLSGFCLFNLYAQDLGYTLSDDSLVNHYASIKRAYNATRTELVPKIDGKLDDECWQTVGTWDGDFIQQQPHQAQAPSQQTEIKILYDDKYLYFAIIAYDNEPEKMSPILGPRDDAMVGDIAGIALDTYNDKQTAFEFNLTSAGQKVDLMHMGEYGWDFNWNAVWDGKTSIGDSAWYAEMRVPFTQIRFANKEEHIWGMHIWRYIYRLSEETQWKLIPIDAPAMVYIFGELRGIKDIPYKRNFEVLPYASAKYIPESTDDRNFGFGVDGKIGVTSNFTLDYTFNPDFGQVEADPSELNLTSYETFYDEKRPFFLEGNSILEYNSGNDMLFYSRRIGHAPSFVPYVDEEAGESILKPDNTTIINALKLTGKNKKGLSVGFVNSVTAREEAEITTADDAFKEAIEPFTNYTIGRVKQDLNEGSTVIGGIFTSTIRNIKDENLEFLPDNSQVGGIDFEHNWKNRKYYIAAKSFASQINGSEESIDLLQRNSRHYFQREDADHLEYDPYRTSLSGWGGDISGGKRSGKLLVSGELEWRSPGVDLNDVGYMRQADYISEDFDIQYRVNKPKGIFLDYSVKLSQGHQWSYGGENIWDDMDVYLKMRFKNYWRFNFLVDRIFNQIDTRELRGGPSLRKDGKNTVKIALQTNAQKDLLLGVNSNFSRSDDDITKEDSYSFIVNWRVSNRFSLSNESVFSSEKDNGQYLRYRTINSKREYVVGLLNRQTFYTTLRAEFFITPEISLQYYGSPYVSTGEYLQDGYRKVADSKSKDLAKRYDFLEVNNGLLVDENNNVYHDFDDYNFDFDFREFRSNFVARWEYKTGSTLYFVWTNNRMEYIDQYNSSVFDSLKGIRKVKSENAFMIKLSYWFSL; this is encoded by the coding sequence ATGCAAAAAAAAATTATTTTGACCCTCTTAAGTGGGTTCTGTCTGTTTAATTTATATGCTCAGGATCTCGGATATACTCTGTCTGATGATTCGCTGGTAAACCATTACGCAAGTATTAAACGAGCGTACAATGCTACTCGAACTGAGCTAGTACCAAAAATAGACGGTAAACTCGACGATGAATGCTGGCAAACTGTTGGAACCTGGGATGGTGATTTTATTCAACAACAGCCACATCAGGCACAAGCTCCTTCGCAGCAAACGGAAATAAAAATCCTTTACGACGATAAGTATTTGTATTTTGCCATTATTGCATACGATAATGAACCCGAGAAAATGAGTCCTATCCTTGGCCCCAGAGACGATGCCATGGTTGGTGATATTGCCGGTATTGCACTTGATACGTACAATGATAAACAAACTGCATTTGAGTTTAACCTTACTTCGGCCGGGCAAAAGGTAGATTTAATGCATATGGGTGAATACGGTTGGGATTTTAACTGGAATGCAGTTTGGGATGGTAAAACGTCGATTGGAGATTCTGCCTGGTACGCCGAAATGCGGGTTCCGTTTACTCAAATTCGTTTTGCCAACAAAGAAGAACATATTTGGGGGATGCACATTTGGCGATACATTTATCGTTTAAGTGAAGAAACGCAATGGAAATTAATTCCGATTGATGCTCCGGCAATGGTTTATATTTTTGGTGAATTGCGTGGAATAAAGGATATTCCTTACAAACGAAATTTTGAAGTATTGCCTTATGCGAGTGCAAAATATATTCCTGAATCAACCGACGACCGCAATTTTGGTTTTGGTGTGGATGGAAAGATTGGCGTAACCTCAAACTTTACCCTTGATTACACTTTTAATCCCGATTTTGGGCAGGTTGAAGCTGATCCCTCAGAACTTAATCTTACATCGTACGAAACATTTTACGACGAAAAACGCCCTTTCTTTTTGGAAGGAAACAGTATTCTTGAATACAATTCAGGAAATGATATGTTGTTTTATTCCCGAAGAATTGGGCATGCACCCAGTTTTGTACCTTATGTGGATGAAGAGGCAGGCGAAAGCATTTTGAAGCCTGATAACACAACAATTATAAATGCTTTAAAACTTACCGGTAAAAATAAAAAAGGATTGTCGGTTGGATTTGTAAATAGTGTTACAGCTCGCGAAGAGGCTGAAATAACAACTGCTGATGATGCTTTTAAAGAAGCCATTGAACCTTTTACCAATTATACCATCGGGCGTGTTAAACAGGATTTAAATGAAGGAAGTACTGTTATTGGCGGTATTTTTACTTCAACCATACGCAACATTAAAGACGAAAACCTTGAATTTTTGCCGGATAACTCTCAGGTTGGCGGGATTGATTTTGAACACAACTGGAAAAACCGAAAATATTACATTGCGGCAAAAAGTTTTGCATCTCAAATAAATGGGAGTGAAGAATCGATTGATCTTTTGCAACGAAATTCAAGACATTATTTTCAACGTGAAGACGCTGATCATTTAGAATACGATCCGTACAGAACCAGTTTAAGTGGTTGGGGTGGAGATATTAGTGGTGGTAAACGCAGTGGAAAATTATTGGTGTCGGGAGAGTTGGAATGGAGATCGCCGGGTGTTGATTTGAACGATGTGGGTTACATGCGCCAGGCCGATTATATTTCCGAAGATTTTGATATTCAGTACCGTGTAAACAAACCCAAAGGGATTTTCTTGGACTATTCTGTGAAACTAAGCCAGGGACACCAGTGGAGTTACGGAGGAGAGAATATTTGGGACGACATGGATGTGTATTTAAAAATGCGTTTCAAAAATTACTGGAGATTTAATTTTTTAGTCGACCGGATTTTTAACCAGATTGATACGCGTGAATTACGAGGAGGCCCTTCGTTGCGAAAAGATGGTAAGAATACGGTAAAAATAGCACTTCAAACGAATGCACAAAAAGATCTGTTGTTGGGAGTAAATTCAAATTTTAGCAGAAGCGACGACGATATTACCAAAGAAGATAGTTATTCGTTTATTGTAAACTGGCGTGTGAGTAACCGTTTTTCTTTATCAAACGAATCGGTGTTTTCAAGCGAAAAAGACAACGGTCAGTATTTGCGTTATCGTACAATCAACTCAAAACGCGAATATGTAGTAGGTTTGTTAAATCGGCAAACATTTTATACCACACTTCGGGCCGAGTTTTTTATAACTCCTGAAATTTCGCTTCAGTACTACGGAAGCCCGTATGTATCAACAGGCGAATACCTGCAGGATGGCTACCGAAAGGTTGCTGATTCAAAATCGAAAGATCTTGCCAAACGTTACGATTTTCTGGAAGTAAATAACGGTTTGCTGGTTGATGAAAACAATAATGTTTACCACGACTTTGACGATTACAATTTCGATTTCGACTTTAGAGAATTTCGATCAAATTTTGTGGCGCGCTGGGAATATAAAACCGGATCGACACTTTATTTTGTTTGGACCAATAATCGGATGGAATACATTGACCAATACAATTCATCGGTTTTCGATAGCTTAAAAGGCATCCGGAAAGTGAAGTCGGAAAATGCTTTTATGATTAAATTAAGTTATTGGTTCTCGTTGTAA
- a CDS encoding MATE family efflux transporter codes for MKIQEFIPFYKRNLALAFPIVLSQIGQVTVSLVDNMMVGHVGTVELAAAAFANSVFMIGMVFGMGITFGLTPLVGKAYGNNDLKKTVVWLKNGVFSNIVSGFGLAMVMFGIYFLLPLMGQTSEVLNLAGPYYLLLCASYIPFVLFFTFKQFFEGLGNTKMAMQITLTANVVNVLVNYVFIFGKFGFPELGLNGAGIGTLVSRLIMPVLFSFYVVRHSRYRRYFLMAHFQPLLKRNVISILKIGLPIGLQLIVEVSAFGIGAVMMGWLGETPLAAHQVALGLATFSYMIALGVSQANTIRVSHQMGIKDYTSMRRAAYASTHLVLVFMSFTALLFILARNLLPYLFTSDIEVIKISAGLLIIAAIFQLFDGLQVSMLSTLRGMADVTVPMFVAFIAYLLVGIPVSYVFAFVLNAGPQGIWYGYLVGLGTAGILFYFRFRKNLKKLGAV; via the coding sequence GTGAAAATTCAAGAATTCATTCCTTTTTATAAGCGTAACCTTGCTTTGGCTTTTCCCATTGTTTTGTCTCAAATAGGACAGGTTACTGTTTCGCTGGTTGATAATATGATGGTTGGCCACGTTGGAACTGTTGAACTGGCCGCTGCCGCATTTGCCAATAGTGTATTTATGATTGGAATGGTTTTCGGCATGGGAATCACTTTCGGTCTTACGCCTCTTGTAGGAAAAGCCTACGGAAACAACGATCTGAAAAAGACGGTTGTATGGCTTAAAAATGGAGTTTTTTCGAATATTGTTTCAGGATTTGGTCTGGCCATGGTCATGTTTGGCATTTATTTCCTTTTACCGCTCATGGGGCAAACTTCAGAAGTGTTAAATCTGGCCGGCCCCTACTATCTGTTGTTGTGCGCATCGTACATACCATTTGTGCTGTTTTTTACTTTCAAACAGTTTTTTGAAGGTTTGGGCAATACAAAAATGGCCATGCAAATTACACTTACTGCCAATGTGGTAAACGTGCTGGTTAATTATGTTTTTATTTTTGGAAAGTTCGGTTTCCCTGAATTAGGTTTGAACGGAGCAGGAATAGGAACTTTGGTTTCACGCCTTATTATGCCGGTATTGTTTAGCTTTTATGTCGTACGCCATTCACGCTATCGGCGTTATTTCCTGATGGCACATTTTCAACCCTTGCTTAAACGGAATGTTATTTCGATACTTAAGATAGGTTTACCCATTGGATTACAACTTATTGTAGAAGTAAGTGCATTTGGAATTGGAGCGGTTATGATGGGCTGGTTGGGTGAAACTCCACTTGCTGCGCACCAGGTTGCACTGGGATTGGCTACTTTTAGTTATATGATAGCTTTGGGTGTTTCGCAAGCAAATACAATTCGAGTGAGCCATCAAATGGGAATAAAAGATTACACATCAATGCGAAGAGCTGCCTATGCCTCAACACACCTGGTACTTGTATTTATGTCGTTTACGGCTTTACTGTTTATTTTGGCACGTAATCTTTTGCCATACCTTTTTACCAGCGATATTGAGGTTATAAAAATTTCGGCAGGTTTATTAATTATTGCAGCTATTTTCCAGCTTTTTGATGGTTTACAAGTGAGTATGCTTAGTACTCTGCGAGGGATGGCCGATGTAACTGTTCCGATGTTTGTTGCATTTATTGCCTATTTACTTGTAGGTATACCGGTGAGTTATGTTTTCGCTTTTGTTTTAAATGCAGGTCCTCAAGGCATTTGGTACGGTTATTTAGTTGGATTAGGAACAGCAGGTATTCTTTTCTATTTCCGCTTTCGAAAAAATCTGAAAAAACTTGGTGCAGTATAA